From the Hemicordylus capensis ecotype Gifberg chromosome 1, rHemCap1.1.pri, whole genome shotgun sequence genome, the window AAAAAGGGGTCTGGCTTTAGACGGGAAGAAGGGTGGACGTTAATTAACTGTGAAGAGAGAACTAGGGTTAATTTAATTTGGGTGGTTCTAAATCCATTTGATTTTGGAACACTCCTTTTTACTTTTAGGTGAAATTTAACCTGATAAATTGGGATTGCAGACACCATCTGAGCAGCAGATTATTGTGATTTCACAGCCCTCTTTTTATTTTGAACAGAAACTGGAGACAGATTCTGAGGAAAATGACATGAGTGACAAAGATAAATCTTCATGCAAGAGACCACGGAGGTGCTCTGTTCCTCTTAAAGTTGCTATGAAGTTCCCACTTCGAAGGTCTAAGAGAGGGAAGAGCGAAATAGTTTCAACCCATAAACCCTTGTGCAAACTGGAATTGGATTCAGACTCTGAAGAAAAGGGGCCCAACTTCTTAGAGAAAAGAGCTTTAAACATAAAGGAGAACAAGGCCATGGTTAGTGCAGTAGAATGTTGTCATGCAATACTTGTGATGCTAGATTTTTTCCTGTCCAAATTGTGAAGTAGTTGTTTAAGGTTTCCATATATTCATTAATAGAATGAATATATATGTAAATCCATGCCTGATTCATTTAAAGTATTTTTACTCTAGCTTCTTGTTGTAAATCCTAGACAGCTTGCAAAAGTACTAGAATTGTAATTCATGTAGAGGTAAAttctttggaaacattttttaaatgattgaatGCTTCTGCATTGTCTGCCTTGCCAGTGCAAGAGATTTCTTAATAGTACATTAACTGCATGATAGTAAGGTCTAGCTCAGGTTAGCCACTGATTCCAGAGGACGGACCTCAGCAAGAAGACCCTGATCTACACTCTCACTCCGCTTCTAACTTGTGAAGATTAGCAGGGCCCTTCCAGTACAATTAATTGTGAATTTGTTTCAGTGAAGTGGTATTGTGCTTGAATGAATCTCCTAATACAACCCTCTAAGAGCACAAATTTCCCAAAGTTCTAGCACCTACTTCCTGTTTTTCTCTTACAGCTTGCAAAACTAATGGCAGAACTAGAAAATGTCCCTGGGATTTTTACTAGGAAAGGTCCACTGGCAACCCCTACGCTGGTAAGTGGAGATAAGGTAGCTGAACAACTGAAGTATACCAGATCCATAAACTGGTATTAATTTTTTCAATAGCCCATTTACAATGAACCTGATTGATAGGCTGCACAAATCAAACGCCAAGTTACTTCTGACTTTACTGCTTGATAAAACGTTTGCCGCCTGCTGTGATTGCCATTTCTCTAAAACTTCAGTGGTGAGTTAAAAGCACCTGGAAGTCTCCATATCTAAAACAAATAAAGCAAAGTCCTGTTCAGTTGCATCTTATACAAACACTAAAAAAGAGACTACACTTCAGAGCTCCagcttgggtttttgttttttttttgcctccTTGCATGCAAGGAGGCACCTCTCAGTTTGGCCAGAATACTGGGAGCTGGATCCTGTTGTGCAACTGCCTCCTAAGATTTACAGTAGAGAACTCTTTCTCCTTTTTGCATGGTTTGGTGTGAAATAAGGCAGAGAAAGAGTTTGAAAGACCAAAACAAGACTGCACAACTTTCACCCTCCTGCAGTTTGTGGACTACGACTGCTATCCTCCTgattattggccattgtggctaaggataatggaagttgtagtccaacaagcagCTGGAGGGGACTGAAGGTTTGCAGCCCTGGACTAAAGCTACAGGCCTGTGCCCAAATGAAAGACTGGCCTTTTCAAAGCAATATGTGGTGTCGGCCACCTGACACTCTTTTACCCCTGGGCAGTGTTCCATGTTCTCTGTTCTCCCCTAGTGTTCATTTCTCTTACCTTGTTCTTCTGGTTCACTCTTGATCCCAATCCTCCTGAAGTAGATCTCTCTGCTAATTTTGGTCTCTGCCTCTTTTAAGGCCCCAATTGACTCCTTTCCTTTCCATTAGTTGGTCTGGTGTGGTTTCACTAGGCCTTCCCACCTATGCTGCTGTTCTGTAAGATCTGAGTAGCTCAGCCATAGGCAAACAAAGAGGGCCTTCTGACTGCCCACCTCTGACAGGCAGACAACTGAGCTAGTCCATAGCCAGAGGGGCGCCCCCCGCATCATAATCAAAATCTTTGTACACTGCAGTATAGATATTTAACTTGGGTTGTCTAGATCTACTGAAAATGGAGTTTCATACCAATGTCATGTGTCAGCGTTGAGGATTTGAATTGTAGTCTTCTTCACCAATGATAAATTAAGCTTGTTGTAGACATGTGAAACCATGATTAAGGAAACTTAACACTAGTTCATTGTGAAGTCTGAACTGACAAAGCATGGTTTTATAGAAATCATTCTGCTTCCAGGTGATTGTGCCATGGAACTGGGCGTGCTATTTAACAGAAACTGACAAACAGCTCTATCCCATGGTTTGCCTGTATGTTCAGGCTATGGTTTTGATTCTTAAAGTATGACTAGCACAAACCATATTTGGCCTTGGTGTATGAAAAACAGTAGCCAAAAGATTAAAATGACGTTATGCTGTAACTCTGTGCAATATGTTTGGACTGCCATTTGTGTCTCATCCCAGAAACCACAACGGTCTCCAAGGAAATCGTTTCCTAGAAGTGCTTTAAGAAGGAATCCAGAAAGAAGTTCTAGACCTCACACAAGATCCAGGTCCCTTATTGAAGGTCCTCCAAGTCCTGCATCTGAGAAAGAGGAGGATGATCCTTACGTCTTAGTAAGAAGGAAGATGTCGGATGACTTTTCTGAGGTTTGAGTTGGTGACTTGTATTCTGATTCAAAGTATTAATTGGTGGAGATGCCTGGACTAAACCTGGAGGATCTAAACTAAAACTGGATGGCTGAAACGTAAATTGTAGACGCCTTTTATAAGTGTCTGTGCCACAAGCTAGTTTTTAACTAGCAAATGGATAAACGACTTGAAATCCTAGATTGTATTTGAGGTCTCTCCGGAGTAGGTAACAATAGGGACAGTGGTGGCAACATGACGTCCTCTACATAAATGTCTCTGGGTTTGCAGCTGCCTGTGGCTTGTGTGAAGGGAATGCACATGAGTCGGGAATGCACGTGTGCAATTGCCTTCATTTGTGGCAGACTGTTACTGTTATGTGGGAATTGAAGTCGCTGCATATGATGGAGTACATGCCTACGTCCACCATACTCCATGCAAAGTCAGGCAAGCTCAGGCATGTTCTGTGTAGGAAGGGATGGGGTCAAGGGCTCAATCTGCAGCACAGGGCCCactgctgcccccgccccccggtcaCCTCCCCTTTccaagtgagggaggaggaggagcagcagcagcagctccactcaTCTTACCCCCCTCCCTCTAGCTATTGGTGTGGATTAAACTGTAGGCAGCGGGTGAGCAGATGGATACTGGGGAGGGGCACTACATGATCCAGTCCTTAATCAtcaatctctctttttaaatcttTAAACTGGCGAGCTTTTAAAGAGTATTTATGGTGTGTGTTGGTTTTCCAATTGCATCCAGGATGAAATGGACGCCCCCAGAAGGCGGCGTTCTGGTGCTATGACTCTCCCTCATATTATCCGTCCAGTGGAAGAAGTAACCACGGAAGAGTTAAATAACATATGTGAGACTGTCAGAGATAAAGTTTATAACCGTGTGACGGTAAGAATAGTCATACCATATGTGCAGCTGTTCTGCTTTTGCTTAAGTATTCGTCCTTACACCTTTGTGTGGTACTAGTGGAAACCACAGTCCTgagtgctttgctttgctttatcCCCTGCTAGCTAGGTGCCTGATCCATGCTGAACATGTGCATAAACCTGGGGGTTCTTTCAGAATTTCTGTTGATGGTGATAAAGGAGCTATAGTTCCCTTGCAatagagcaggagttcccaaccttgggtccctagacgttgtaggactacaactcccattattgcCTTTCTCACACAATCgtgactggggataatgagagttgtagtcca encodes:
- the CDCA7 gene encoding cell division cycle-associated protein 7 isoform X1, whose amino-acid sequence is MDPFGLQGNLPGEKKFPAFRNTKLIPMETSSSSDDSCDSFGSDNFANTKLNLKPEVAKEVAKIFYEGSDDESFCGFSESEIQDVLKLETDSEENDMSDKDKSSCKRPRRCSVPLKVAMKFPLRRSKRGKSEIVSTHKPLCKLELDSDSEEKGPNFLEKRALNIKENKAMLAKLMAELENVPGIFTRKGPLATPTLKPQRSPRKSFPRSALRRNPERSSRPHTRSRSLIEGPPSPASEKEEDDPYVLVRRKMSDDFSEDEMDAPRRRRSGAMTLPHIIRPVEEVTTEELNNICETVRDKVYNRVTGSTCHQCRQKTTDTKTNCRNPECLGVRGQFCGPCLRNRYGEEVRTALLDPDWYCPPCRGICNCSFCRQREGRCATGVLVYLAKYHGYDNVHAYLKSLKQELEMQE
- the CDCA7 gene encoding cell division cycle-associated protein 7 isoform X2 yields the protein METSSSSDDSCDSFGSDNFANTKLNLKPEVAKEVAKIFYEGSDDESFCGFSESEIQDVLKLETDSEENDMSDKDKSSCKRPRRCSVPLKVAMKFPLRRSKRGKSEIVSTHKPLCKLELDSDSEEKGPNFLEKRALNIKENKAMLAKLMAELENVPGIFTRKGPLATPTLKPQRSPRKSFPRSALRRNPERSSRPHTRSRSLIEGPPSPASEKEEDDPYVLVRRKMSDDFSEDEMDAPRRRRSGAMTLPHIIRPVEEVTTEELNNICETVRDKVYNRVTGSTCHQCRQKTTDTKTNCRNPECLGVRGQFCGPCLRNRYGEEVRTALLDPDWYCPPCRGICNCSFCRQREGRCATGVLVYLAKYHGYDNVHAYLKSLKQELEMQE